The following are from one region of the Actinoplanes sp. L3-i22 genome:
- a CDS encoding PrsW family intramembrane metalloprotease translates to MTSAWRRWAWVPVLLIGVALFVLVLVTLVDTQNLNYVPSMILLGASIAPATFLTFAQGRSGRWQVPASTLAVTAFFGGVIGVVAAGWLEYDALHKLGVLPMVFVGLIEETAKLLVPVVALAFLWRRRPTPADGLVIGVASGAGFAALETMGYGFSALLASNGNIGDVEQTLFVRGVTAPAAHLAWTGLTSGALFAFAAAPGLRRLFGFVLTFLAAVGLHAAWDSFGTEIAYIVVGGVSMGWVLLELHRYRRFTPNPVPVPA, encoded by the coding sequence ATGACTTCCGCGTGGCGCCGATGGGCGTGGGTTCCGGTACTCCTGATCGGGGTGGCGCTGTTCGTCCTGGTGCTGGTGACCCTGGTGGACACCCAGAACCTCAACTACGTGCCGTCGATGATCCTGCTCGGCGCGAGCATCGCCCCGGCGACGTTCCTGACCTTCGCGCAGGGCCGCTCCGGCCGGTGGCAGGTCCCGGCGTCCACGCTCGCGGTGACCGCGTTCTTCGGCGGCGTGATCGGCGTGGTCGCGGCCGGCTGGCTGGAGTACGACGCGCTCCACAAGCTCGGCGTGCTCCCGATGGTGTTCGTCGGCCTGATCGAGGAGACCGCGAAGCTGCTGGTGCCCGTGGTCGCGCTGGCCTTCCTCTGGCGCCGGCGCCCGACGCCGGCCGACGGCCTGGTGATCGGGGTCGCCAGCGGCGCCGGCTTCGCCGCGCTCGAGACGATGGGGTACGGGTTCAGCGCGCTGCTCGCCTCCAACGGCAACATCGGCGACGTCGAGCAGACCCTCTTCGTCCGCGGCGTCACCGCCCCCGCCGCGCACCTGGCCTGGACCGGCCTGACCAGCGGCGCGCTGTTCGCGTTCGCCGCCGCGCCGGGTCTGCGGCGGCTGTTCGGGTTCGTGCTGACCTTCCTGGCGGCGGTCGGCCTGCACGCGGCGTGGGACAGCTTCGGCACCGAGATCGCGTACATCGTGGTCGGCGGGGTCAGCATGGGCTGGGTCCTGCTGGAGCTGCACCGGTACCGGCGGTTCACCCCGAACCCGGTGCCCGTGCCGGCCTGA